One window of Sinorhizobium fredii NGR234 genomic DNA carries:
- a CDS encoding recombinase family protein yields the protein MSTDIAIKVDADHLRRDAFLYVRQSSLRQVFENTESTKRQYALRDRAVALGWPIERVHVIDSDLGLSGAQSQDRDGFQHLVSEVAMGHAGIVLGLEVSRLARNNADWHRLLELAALSRTLIMDEDGVYDPAYFNDRMLLGLKGTMSEAELHILKSRLQGGILNKARRGELEMPLPIGLVYTPDARVVLDPDRQIQDTVRLLFDTFRQTGSACAVVRRLRGEKILFPRRIRRGIGKGDVLWNEIDHSRVLQILHNPRYAGAFAYGRTRTAYNAKLKPVQLRVARSDWQVLIPDAHDGYISWAEYERNQAALEQNATGFSPGLRGRMPRQGSGLLQGRLLCGRCGARMRVHYEPFEGRLRPYYVCNEAVVRHAGKHCQWVRGAPVDEAVSALLLEVMAPAAIDVALAVQQEITQRVEQAAALRGTQLQRARYEAELARRRYLKVDPDNRLVADALEADWNARLRDLDALQREHERQNEADHSLLDEPAQQRIRALTADFPRIWNDERTGAVERKRMLGLLIEDVTLLVDDEVNINIRWRGGRTQSLSVARPRPMSVIRKTPAQVVALINELLEATNDRQIAARLNELGHRNWRGEPFTPKKVMLVRRTYGLKSRYERLREGGMLTGEEVAQQLGVCESTVHQLGRKGTLKRHRYASNHRYLYEPPGNVRLEKGAGSRYGGRQPRLIVAQPLQQGAS from the coding sequence ATGTCTACTGACATCGCCATAAAGGTTGACGCCGACCATCTGCGGCGTGATGCATTCCTCTACGTGCGTCAGTCCTCGCTTCGTCAGGTGTTCGAGAACACCGAGAGCACCAAGCGGCAATACGCCCTGCGCGATCGCGCCGTGGCGCTGGGCTGGCCGATCGAACGTGTCCACGTCATCGATAGCGACCTCGGCCTCTCCGGCGCGCAGTCGCAGGACCGCGACGGCTTCCAGCACCTGGTGAGCGAAGTGGCGATGGGACATGCAGGGATCGTGCTGGGGCTGGAAGTGTCGCGCCTGGCACGCAACAATGCCGACTGGCACCGTCTCCTTGAGCTGGCCGCCTTGTCGCGCACGCTCATCATGGACGAGGACGGCGTCTATGATCCGGCCTATTTCAACGACCGCATGCTGCTCGGCCTGAAGGGCACGATGAGCGAGGCCGAACTGCACATCCTGAAGTCGCGGCTGCAAGGCGGCATTCTCAACAAGGCGCGCCGCGGCGAACTCGAGATGCCGCTGCCGATCGGGTTGGTCTACACCCCTGACGCGCGGGTCGTGCTCGATCCCGACCGACAGATCCAGGACACGGTGCGGCTCCTGTTCGATACTTTCCGCCAGACCGGCTCGGCCTGCGCCGTCGTGCGCCGCCTGCGGGGCGAGAAGATCCTCTTTCCGCGGCGTATCCGTCGCGGCATCGGCAAGGGCGACGTCCTGTGGAACGAGATCGACCATTCCCGCGTGCTCCAGATCTTGCACAACCCGCGCTATGCCGGCGCCTTCGCCTATGGACGCACGCGCACCGCCTACAATGCCAAGCTGAAGCCCGTGCAACTGCGCGTGGCGAGATCCGACTGGCAGGTACTGATTCCCGACGCCCACGACGGCTACATTTCCTGGGCCGAATACGAACGCAATCAGGCAGCCCTGGAACAGAACGCCACCGGTTTTTCACCCGGCCTGCGTGGACGCATGCCCCGCCAGGGCAGCGGCCTGTTGCAGGGACGGCTGCTGTGCGGCCGCTGCGGTGCACGCATGCGGGTCCATTACGAGCCGTTCGAGGGGCGGCTGCGCCCATATTACGTCTGCAACGAAGCCGTCGTGCGACACGCCGGCAAACACTGCCAATGGGTGCGCGGTGCTCCGGTCGACGAGGCGGTGAGCGCGCTACTGCTGGAGGTAATGGCGCCGGCAGCGATCGATGTCGCGCTTGCCGTGCAGCAGGAGATCACCCAGCGCGTGGAGCAGGCCGCGGCGCTGCGCGGCACGCAGCTGCAACGCGCCCGCTATGAGGCTGAACTGGCCCGCCGGCGCTACCTGAAGGTCGATCCGGACAACCGCCTGGTCGCCGACGCGCTGGAAGCCGACTGGAACGCACGGCTGCGCGACCTCGACGCACTCCAGCGCGAGCACGAGCGCCAGAACGAGGCCGACCACTCGCTGCTGGACGAGCCAGCGCAGCAGCGCATCAGGGCGCTGACCGCCGATTTCCCGCGCATCTGGAACGACGAGCGCACCGGTGCCGTCGAACGCAAGCGCATGCTCGGCCTTCTCATCGAAGACGTGACGCTGCTCGTCGACGATGAGGTCAACATCAACATCCGTTGGCGCGGCGGGCGCACGCAGAGCCTGTCGGTGGCCAGACCTCGGCCTATGTCGGTGATACGCAAGACGCCGGCACAGGTCGTGGCGTTGATCAACGAGCTGCTGGAGGCCACCAACGACCGGCAGATCGCCGCTCGTCTCAACGAACTCGGGCATCGCAACTGGCGCGGCGAACCCTTCACGCCGAAGAAGGTCATGCTCGTGCGCCGCACCTATGGTTTGAAGAGCCGGTACGAACGGCTGCGCGAGGGCGGCATGCTCACCGGCGAGGAAGTAGCCCAGCAGCTCGGCGTATGCGAATCGACCGTTCACCAACTCGGGCGCAAAGGCACTCTCAAGCGTCATCGATACGCCAGCAACCATCGATACTTGTACGAACCGCCGGGCAACGTCAGACTCGAAAAAGGCGCCGGCAGTCGATATGGTGGCCGTCAACCCAGATTAATTGTCGCTCAACCACTCCAACAAGGTGCATCGTGA